A window of Cohnella herbarum contains these coding sequences:
- a CDS encoding Ger(x)C family spore germination protein: MGGDPTIRLKEKRATIRMILLILMVVPLSGCWDQDEVSHVGFIISAGIDSTSNDKVDLTVQVFIPNPTSGGTSEGGGEGRVFTYTKRGDSMPEALSSLQKRLPRTLSWDHTKLIIIGEQLAARGMRDEIDFLFRDVEPREQANFLVCKGTAMKLLQSLDDPNTYDTIIRIADMPSVGTYNMNYVEESIAGESDAFILPVADTIELMMSKSPKTVLTIKGVAVIKDVKLAGWMSEQDSSGLHLGFQWLHQTSIGHNLSVTVKKDGGKITAKLVRRKLQLSPSIRNGKWSMKVKLKVDADIVQNSSSIDLLSSKDSLRALQGVFEDEIKQMLQRTLDEVQTRMDADVVGFARSFHKKHPHQWKKVEREWDSVFRTIEVKLEVICNLRKSGISNVKI, from the coding sequence ATGGGAGGCGATCCGACGATCCGACTTAAAGAAAAACGGGCAACGATCCGGATGATCCTACTCATTCTGATGGTTGTGCCGCTATCGGGATGCTGGGATCAGGACGAAGTTAGCCATGTCGGCTTCATCATCTCGGCCGGTATCGATTCAACCTCTAATGACAAAGTTGATTTGACTGTCCAAGTGTTCATTCCTAATCCGACTTCTGGCGGAACTAGCGAAGGCGGAGGAGAAGGCCGGGTATTCACCTACACGAAGAGAGGAGATTCCATGCCGGAAGCGCTGTCGTCTTTGCAGAAGAGACTTCCGCGAACGTTGTCTTGGGACCACACCAAGCTAATTATTATCGGGGAGCAGCTTGCTGCGCGAGGAATGAGGGACGAGATCGACTTTCTTTTCAGGGATGTCGAGCCGAGGGAGCAAGCGAATTTTCTAGTCTGCAAGGGCACGGCAATGAAGTTGCTGCAATCGTTGGACGATCCTAATACTTACGACACGATCATCCGGATCGCCGACATGCCTTCCGTAGGGACATACAACATGAATTATGTCGAGGAGTCGATCGCCGGAGAGTCCGATGCGTTCATATTACCCGTTGCCGACACGATTGAGCTTATGATGAGTAAATCCCCGAAGACGGTGCTTACGATAAAGGGAGTGGCGGTCATCAAGGACGTCAAGCTTGCGGGCTGGATGAGCGAGCAGGACAGTTCGGGGCTTCACTTGGGTTTTCAATGGTTGCATCAGACGAGTATCGGCCATAATTTATCGGTTACCGTCAAGAAAGACGGGGGGAAGATCACGGCTAAGCTAGTGAGAAGAAAATTGCAATTGTCTCCAAGTATTCGGAATGGGAAATGGTCCATGAAGGTGAAACTGAAGGTAGACGCCGATATCGTTCAGAATTCGTCCTCCATCGATCTATTGAGCTCGAAAGACTCGCTGCGGGCTCTTCAAGGCGTCTTCGAAGACGAGATTAAGCAAATGCTGCAGCGGACGCTTGATGAGGTGCAGACGCGAATGGATGCGGACGTCGTCGGCTTTGCGAGGTCGTTCCATAAGAAGCATCCTCACCAGTGGAAGAAAGTAGAGAGAGAATGGGATTCCGTGTTTAGAACCATCGAAGTCAAGCTGGAGGTCATATGCAATCTCCGCAAGTCGGGTATTTCCAACGTCAAGATATAG
- a CDS encoding GerAB/ArcD/ProY family transporter → MIDMTLTSRQIFWMMISMQIIMTLLLTTAPAFQTAKQDAWISALIGTGIGCGIAYVCAKLNLMFPGKTLIEYSRVLVGKWLGGLVASLYLIFWISLFGLILQQFKMFILATILPFTPPYIIVLLLIGVVLYLTLHGVGAIARCCEVMGPIIVFGVLAPVLFAINRVDFDQLLPVFVDSGAFAIFKGALPTATFLGDCILMTVLLSFVGTKRKVVRHAVIGVLVSGMFTVLSVFACLLIFGYHVTQGYPYPFLIVVRSISLSGVIENLDAFLIAVWIMSVFVKLALYLFVSSYGTAQLIGIKSWVKLVWPIAAIGTIMALIPLNYVESSIIIPTKLFVPYTLPTLMSGLPLAMFIIAIIRRKKTGAASAGK, encoded by the coding sequence ATGATCGACATGACGCTCACAAGCCGACAAATATTCTGGATGATGATCAGCATGCAGATCATTATGACGCTACTATTAACGACGGCTCCTGCCTTCCAAACGGCGAAGCAGGATGCGTGGATATCCGCACTGATCGGAACCGGGATCGGATGCGGAATCGCTTATGTATGCGCAAAGCTGAATTTAATGTTTCCGGGCAAAACGCTCATTGAATACAGTCGGGTCCTCGTCGGGAAATGGCTCGGGGGGCTCGTCGCATCCCTGTATTTGATCTTTTGGATTTCCTTGTTCGGGCTTATATTGCAACAGTTCAAGATGTTCATTCTCGCAACGATATTGCCGTTCACGCCTCCTTATATCATCGTACTTCTCCTGATAGGAGTTGTTCTTTATCTGACGCTACACGGGGTGGGAGCGATTGCCCGCTGCTGCGAAGTGATGGGGCCGATCATCGTTTTCGGGGTTCTCGCTCCCGTTCTATTCGCCATCAATCGGGTCGATTTCGATCAACTTCTCCCTGTTTTTGTGGACAGCGGGGCGTTCGCCATCTTTAAGGGGGCACTTCCGACAGCGACGTTCCTCGGGGATTGTATCCTAATGACGGTACTTCTATCCTTCGTCGGAACGAAACGCAAAGTCGTGCGCCATGCCGTCATCGGCGTACTCGTCTCTGGCATGTTCACGGTTCTATCCGTGTTCGCTTGTCTCCTCATCTTCGGTTATCACGTCACTCAGGGATATCCTTATCCGTTTCTGATCGTCGTGCGTTCGATATCTCTCAGCGGCGTAATCGAGAATCTAGATGCCTTTCTCATCGCCGTATGGATCATGAGCGTGTTCGTGAAGTTGGCGCTTTACTTGTTCGTGTCGAGCTACGGAACCGCTCAATTGATCGGAATCAAGAGCTGGGTGAAACTCGTTTGGCCGATCGCGGCGATAGGCACGATTATGGCGTTGATCCCCCTCAACTACGTAGAATCGTCGATTATCATTCCCACTAAGCTGTTTGTTCCGTATACGCTTCCGACATTGATGTCCGGATTACCGTTGGCGATGTTCATTATTGCTATAATTAGACGTAAGAAGACGGGCGCGGCTTCGGCGGGAAAATGA
- a CDS encoding ATP-binding protein — protein sequence MEPVIAMHKTGTVTAESPYADGIEYVNGWLRWLDAGIELRLCSDDGDRAKLAERWENALRRAELRTSLSEQADVFLPLPYLKRVFGLTPLEVKIVFICLAIEVDRKYEASFEMLQEERGAIYPRRDLIASLVGGDEEERFQAVRALRDDGRLRRFFLREPSGARKYETTINRYCRLDERIVRFALDSAGLPAAMKRYASLVPPSAVPPAKLFHEDVHVKLRNWISRRSADSDFSETALLISLWGNEGSGKKTQMAHLGRYFDEPLLIVDMSKLPEEESEGPNALDNVFRETAIQQALPVLCGFLLQEDTESERKRKRELLERLSGISGIVFLLSEAPCRPIDLSSRIELEVEIPPLQDEQRTVAWRTLAESYEMEDSLDWDMLASRFLFNPGQITNALRTARSLSEWKQENGESTPIRWNVMVEACYKQLNHRLGTKSKRLSPKSRWEDLVLPGAQTRKLRHACNHIQYKHTVYGTWGFDRKLSYGTGVSLLFSGPPGTGKTMAAEIVAKELDMEIYKIDLSQIISKYIGETEKNLREIFDEAASSYAILFFDEADALFGKRSEVKDSHDKNANTEVAFLLQKMEEYRGISILATNYLQNMDEAFLRRINYVIRFSFPDEEQREAIWRGIFPRETPLDQGLDYGFLARKLPMSGGSIKNIALTAAFLASGSAETVGMKHIFKAYQYELDKTNRTISRDELAEYSHFFDEIHRP from the coding sequence TTGGAACCGGTTATTGCGATGCATAAGACGGGGACGGTAACAGCCGAAAGTCCCTATGCCGACGGAATCGAATATGTGAACGGATGGCTCCGCTGGTTGGATGCCGGCATCGAATTGCGGTTATGTTCGGATGACGGAGACAGGGCGAAGTTAGCGGAAAGGTGGGAGAACGCGCTTCGAAGAGCCGAGCTGCGTACGAGTCTTAGCGAGCAAGCGGACGTGTTCTTGCCCCTTCCTTACTTGAAGCGGGTATTCGGTCTCACTCCGCTTGAGGTCAAGATTGTCTTCATCTGTCTTGCCATCGAAGTGGATCGTAAATACGAAGCCTCGTTCGAAATGTTGCAGGAAGAACGGGGCGCGATTTATCCCCGTCGGGATTTAATCGCTTCCTTGGTCGGCGGCGACGAAGAGGAGCGGTTTCAGGCGGTGAGGGCCCTTAGGGACGATGGCAGGCTTCGGCGGTTTTTCCTGCGCGAGCCTTCGGGAGCCCGCAAGTACGAAACGACGATTAACCGATACTGCCGATTGGACGAGAGAATTGTTCGATTTGCGTTGGATTCGGCCGGTTTGCCGGCGGCGATGAAACGTTATGCGAGCCTAGTTCCGCCTTCCGCGGTGCCTCCGGCGAAACTTTTTCATGAGGACGTTCATGTTAAGCTTCGCAATTGGATTTCACGGCGCTCTGCCGATTCGGATTTTTCGGAAACGGCTTTGCTTATTTCTCTATGGGGAAATGAAGGGTCCGGCAAGAAAACGCAAATGGCTCATTTGGGCCGATATTTCGACGAGCCTTTGCTGATCGTGGATATGTCGAAACTTCCGGAGGAGGAGAGCGAGGGGCCTAACGCGCTAGACAACGTTTTCCGCGAAACGGCGATTCAACAGGCTTTGCCCGTTCTTTGCGGATTCCTCTTGCAAGAGGATACGGAGAGCGAGCGGAAACGTAAACGGGAATTACTCGAACGGCTGTCGGGGATATCCGGCATCGTTTTTCTTCTCTCGGAGGCGCCGTGTCGACCGATTGATCTTAGCAGCCGCATTGAACTGGAAGTGGAAATCCCCCCGCTTCAAGACGAGCAACGAACGGTAGCCTGGCGAACGCTTGCCGAATCGTACGAAATGGAGGATTCTTTGGACTGGGACATGTTAGCCTCCCGTTTTCTGTTTAATCCGGGTCAAATCACGAATGCGCTGCGTACGGCAAGATCGTTATCCGAATGGAAACAGGAAAACGGAGAGTCTACTCCGATTCGATGGAACGTGATGGTCGAAGCGTGTTACAAACAGTTGAATCATCGTCTGGGAACGAAGTCCAAGCGACTGTCGCCGAAAAGCCGGTGGGAGGACCTCGTGCTTCCCGGTGCCCAAACTCGCAAGCTTCGCCACGCTTGCAATCATATTCAGTATAAGCATACCGTATACGGAACATGGGGGTTCGACCGGAAGCTCAGCTACGGCACGGGGGTCAGCCTGTTGTTCTCCGGACCGCCAGGCACGGGGAAAACGATGGCCGCGGAGATCGTTGCGAAAGAATTGGATATGGAAATCTACAAAATCGATCTCTCGCAGATTATTAGCAAGTATATCGGCGAGACGGAGAAAAATTTGCGCGAAATCTTCGACGAAGCGGCTTCGAGTTATGCGATCCTGTTCTTCGACGAAGCCGATGCCTTGTTCGGCAAACGTTCGGAAGTCAAAGATTCCCACGATAAGAACGCGAATACGGAAGTGGCCTTTTTGCTGCAAAAGATGGAAGAGTACCGAGGAATATCGATATTGGCGACGAACTATTTGCAAAATATGGACGAAGCTTTTTTACGTAGAATCAATTACGTGATTCGGTTCTCCTTCCCCGACGAGGAGCAACGGGAAGCGATTTGGCGCGGTATTTTTCCTCGCGAGACGCCGCTCGATCAAGGGCTCGATTACGGTTTTCTTGCTAGAAAATTGCCGATGTCCGGAGGGAGCATTAAGAATATCGCGCTGACTGCGGCCTTCCTGGCTAGCGGTAGTGCGGAAACCGTCGGGATGAAACATATTTTCAAAGCGTATCAATACGAATTGGATAAAACGAATCGCACGATATCCAGAGACGAGCTAGCGGAATACTCTCATTTTTTTGATGAAATCCATCGTCCATAA
- a CDS encoding LuxR C-terminal-related transcriptional regulator — translation MNEGLHRKLTLISAQAGFGKTTLVSEWVTGCERPYAWLSLDEGDNDPTRFITYLIAALQTIAPKIGEGVLGVLQSLQPPPIESIVPLLVNEISAVPDPFVLVLDDYHVIESDMTNHVLAFLIEHLPPQAHLVIATRKKPHLPLPRLRVRGQLTELRGSDLRFTLSEVAGFLNQAMALNLATEEIAQLASRTEGWIAGLQLAAISLQGHTDAASFINSFSGNHHYVLDYLVEEVLHRQSEDVQHFLLRTSILDRMSGPLCDALLAKADRHQENERQSSSALASVSGQANLEYLEQANLFIVPLDDERRWYRYHHLFAELLRQRLQQRIDSSLGAEETDLDALHLRASEWFEDNGLEMEAFHHAVAANAVDRAARLIEGEGMPLIFRGAATSVRNWLESLPTKVLDAKPSLWVTYAVALLFGSQISGVESKLQAAEAALKDVKADETTRDLVGHMASIRATIAVTQHQVETILVQSHRALEYLHPDNLPVRTATTWTLGYAYHLQGDRASAMRAYSEAISISGRIGHFIVLIMATIGLGNIQETDNQLELAAESYLRVLELAGDPPLLVASEAHLGLARIGYERNDLEFSKKHAQRSAQLARIIENTDRFIASDVLLSRLMLAEGNVAGAAALLAKADQHARSHNFVSLIPTIAAARTLILLRQGHPAEAARMARTNELPLSLARVQLAQGDASKALAILDQARRQAEARGWEDERLKALVLEALALRVLGQKSKALRRLSEALAMAEPSGFVRIFVDEGIRMEKLLSEAASQGIMPVYTGRLLAVFEADNRLREPESDALSKVRPLIEPLSRRELDILQLIAEGLSNREISERLFLALSTVKGHIQNIFGKLQVQRRTEAIVRARELELL, via the coding sequence ATGAACGAGGGCTTGCACCGAAAGTTGACCCTGATCTCCGCCCAAGCCGGCTTCGGTAAAACGACGCTGGTCAGCGAATGGGTTACCGGTTGCGAGCGCCCGTACGCTTGGCTGTCGCTTGACGAAGGGGACAACGATCCGACCCGATTTATTACCTATCTTATCGCCGCCTTGCAGACGATTGCGCCGAAAATCGGGGAAGGCGTATTGGGCGTACTCCAATCCCTCCAGCCTCCGCCAATCGAATCGATTGTGCCTCTGCTGGTTAATGAAATTTCCGCCGTCCCTGACCCTTTCGTCCTCGTTCTCGACGATTACCATGTGATTGAATCCGACATGACCAACCATGTCCTGGCGTTCCTGATCGAACATCTGCCGCCGCAAGCGCATTTGGTTATCGCAACCCGCAAGAAGCCGCATCTCCCATTGCCAAGATTACGAGTCCGAGGACAATTAACCGAGCTGCGCGGTTCGGACTTGCGCTTTACGCTATCCGAGGTCGCGGGTTTTCTTAACCAAGCCATGGCTCTTAACCTCGCAACGGAGGAGATCGCGCAGCTTGCATCCCGCACGGAAGGCTGGATTGCCGGATTGCAACTAGCGGCGATATCATTGCAAGGACATACGGACGCCGCCAGCTTTATTAATTCTTTCTCGGGCAACCATCATTACGTGTTGGACTATCTCGTGGAAGAAGTATTGCACCGGCAATCCGAAGACGTTCAGCATTTCCTCTTGCGAACTTCCATTCTCGACCGTATGAGCGGTCCGCTTTGCGATGCTTTATTGGCTAAAGCGGATAGACATCAAGAGAATGAGAGACAATCTTCGTCAGCGTTAGCGTCAGTTTCCGGGCAAGCGAATCTGGAATACCTCGAACAAGCCAACTTGTTCATCGTTCCCTTAGACGACGAACGTCGCTGGTACCGTTATCACCATCTCTTCGCGGAATTGCTGCGTCAGAGATTGCAACAGCGTATAGATTCGTCCTTGGGCGCTGAAGAGACGGACTTGGACGCATTACACCTCCGGGCCAGCGAATGGTTTGAAGACAACGGTCTGGAGATGGAAGCCTTTCACCATGCCGTCGCCGCCAATGCGGTGGATCGAGCCGCACGTCTAATAGAAGGAGAGGGAATGCCCCTGATCTTTCGAGGGGCGGCGACGTCCGTACGGAACTGGTTGGAATCTCTGCCGACGAAAGTGCTTGATGCCAAGCCTTCGTTGTGGGTGACCTATGCCGTGGCGTTATTGTTCGGCAGTCAGATCAGCGGCGTTGAATCGAAATTGCAAGCGGCGGAAGCGGCATTGAAGGACGTCAAGGCGGACGAAACGACACGAGATCTCGTCGGGCATATGGCTTCCATTCGGGCCACGATAGCCGTCACTCAACATCAAGTTGAAACGATCCTCGTTCAATCGCATCGCGCGTTAGAGTACTTGCATCCCGACAATCTGCCCGTTCGGACGGCCACGACATGGACATTGGGATATGCCTATCATCTCCAAGGAGATCGTGCATCGGCCATGCGGGCTTATTCCGAAGCTATATCGATTAGCGGGAGAATTGGTCATTTCATTGTTCTGATCATGGCGACGATAGGTCTTGGCAATATCCAAGAGACGGATAACCAATTAGAGCTAGCTGCCGAATCTTACCTGCGCGTCCTCGAGTTGGCTGGCGATCCGCCGCTGCTGGTGGCCAGCGAGGCGCATCTTGGCTTAGCGCGCATCGGTTATGAGCGGAACGACTTGGAGTTCTCCAAGAAGCATGCGCAACGGAGCGCTCAATTGGCCCGGATAATAGAAAACACGGACAGGTTTATCGCCAGCGATGTTCTTCTCTCCCGATTAATGCTTGCGGAAGGAAACGTAGCGGGAGCGGCTGCGTTGCTAGCCAAGGCAGATCAACACGCTCGCAGTCATAACTTCGTGTCTCTGATCCCGACAATCGCCGCAGCAAGAACGCTGATATTGCTTCGCCAAGGCCATCCGGCGGAAGCCGCCCGGATGGCTCGGACGAACGAGCTTCCGCTCAGCCTCGCCCGCGTGCAACTGGCTCAAGGAGACGCCTCCAAAGCATTGGCGATCTTGGATCAGGCGCGCCGGCAAGCGGAGGCAAGAGGCTGGGAGGATGAACGGCTCAAAGCGCTCGTGCTCGAGGCGCTCGCGCTACGCGTCCTTGGCCAGAAGAGCAAAGCTTTGCGTCGGTTGAGCGAAGCGTTGGCTATGGCCGAACCGAGCGGTTTCGTGCGTATCTTCGTCGACGAAGGGATTCGGATGGAGAAGCTATTGTCCGAAGCGGCTTCTCAAGGGATCATGCCCGTCTATACCGGGAGGTTGCTCGCCGTTTTCGAAGCGGACAATCGGCTGCGCGAACCGGAATCGGACGCGCTCTCCAAGGTTCGTCCGCTGATCGAGCCATTAAGCAGGCGCGAGTTGGATATCCTCCAGCTCATTGCCGAAGGTCTCTCGAATCGCGAGATAAGCGAGCGACTGTTCTTGGCCTTAAGCACGGTGAAAGGGCATATTCAGAATATTTTCGGCAAATTGCAGGTTCAAAGACGCACGGAAGCCATCGTACGCGCCCGCGAGTTAGAACTATTGTAG
- a CDS encoding aspartate/glutamate racemase family protein — MRTVVAIYTGQGLADPLKAVFKEKLPNVRLVNIIDDSLIGDVVQAGHVPPGVARRLVQYYHNGEELGADVILNTCSSVGEVVDSASAMIGIPIVKIDQAMAAKAAAEYSTIAVLATLPSTLEPTMRLISKEASLLGKEIKLIQGLAAGAFDSLVGGKPEEHDRILLETAKRISEKADVLVLAQGSMARMAHSLHEATGKPVLSSPHLGVEQVKAILEQLDREQAGINS, encoded by the coding sequence ATGAGAACGGTTGTAGCCATCTATACCGGTCAAGGATTGGCGGACCCGCTAAAAGCGGTATTCAAAGAAAAACTGCCGAATGTTCGGCTTGTTAATATTATCGATGACAGTCTGATCGGAGATGTTGTTCAAGCCGGTCATGTTCCGCCGGGAGTCGCAAGAAGACTTGTCCAGTACTATCATAATGGCGAAGAGCTTGGAGCGGACGTCATCTTGAACACCTGTTCATCGGTAGGAGAGGTTGTGGACAGCGCAAGCGCAATGATCGGGATCCCCATTGTCAAGATTGACCAGGCGATGGCAGCTAAGGCTGCCGCTGAATACTCAACGATTGCCGTCCTTGCAACATTGCCTTCTACGCTTGAGCCGACTATGCGCTTAATCTCGAAGGAGGCTTCCTTGCTAGGTAAAGAAATCAAATTAATTCAAGGGCTGGCGGCCGGAGCATTTGATTCGCTAGTTGGAGGCAAGCCTGAAGAGCACGATCGGATATTGTTAGAAACGGCTAAGCGAATATCGGAGAAAGCGGATGTTCTCGTACTGGCTCAGGGCTCGATGGCGCGTATGGCGCATTCGTTGCATGAGGCGACGGGGAAGCCGGTGCTGTCTAGTCCGCACCTTGGCGTAGAGCAAGTGAAAGCGATATTGGAGCAGCTTGATCGCGAGCAAGCAGGAATCAACAGCTAG
- a CDS encoding ribulose-bisphosphate carboxylase large subunit family protein produces the protein MNQDRVNATYLVETPYSLQVAAEVIAGEQSTGTFTAVPGETDALKMKFGARIEKIAELGTAGKPTLPGYNIPAGHDGLYRSGLVTLSFPLHNFGPSIPNLMSSIAGNLFELQQLSGLRLVDLELPIAFADRYPGPKFGIEGTRKLTNVYDRPILGTIVKPSIGLAPEQLQKMIIEVSSAGLDFIKDDELNANPPYAPLEMKVKAVMEAVEKAADATGKRIMYAFNITGDIEEMKRNHELVVKAGGNCVMVSIMSVGLAGLAHLNEYSEVPIHGHRNQWGMMTRCPNLGFEFAAYQKLCRLAGADHLHVNGLNSKFYESNESVVRSIQACISPMYGGYASMPVVSSGQWAGTAIDTYAATKSVDVMHLAGGGILAHPDGAAAGFESMKLGWEAAVNGIQLNEYAKKHPSLKRAIEKYGKG, from the coding sequence ATGAACCAAGATCGAGTAAATGCCACGTACCTCGTGGAAACTCCCTATTCCCTGCAGGTTGCGGCTGAAGTGATTGCGGGCGAGCAATCTACCGGAACGTTCACTGCGGTTCCGGGTGAGACAGATGCGCTTAAGATGAAGTTCGGTGCCCGAATTGAGAAGATTGCGGAGCTTGGAACAGCAGGGAAACCTACGCTTCCAGGCTACAATATACCTGCTGGGCATGATGGGCTTTACCGCAGCGGGTTAGTGACTTTGTCGTTCCCCTTACACAATTTCGGACCATCCATACCTAATCTGATGTCTTCCATAGCAGGTAATCTGTTTGAATTGCAGCAATTGTCCGGTTTGCGATTGGTGGATCTGGAGCTTCCAATCGCCTTCGCCGATAGGTATCCCGGACCTAAATTCGGGATAGAAGGCACGCGCAAGCTGACAAACGTGTACGATCGTCCGATTCTAGGTACAATCGTTAAGCCCAGTATTGGATTGGCACCGGAGCAACTGCAGAAGATGATTATTGAAGTGTCTTCAGCGGGCTTGGATTTCATTAAGGATGACGAGTTGAACGCCAATCCGCCCTATGCTCCTCTTGAGATGAAAGTGAAGGCAGTTATGGAGGCCGTTGAGAAAGCAGCGGACGCGACGGGTAAGAGGATCATGTATGCATTCAATATAACCGGCGACATTGAAGAGATGAAGCGCAATCACGAGCTTGTTGTCAAGGCTGGCGGTAATTGCGTAATGGTCAGCATCATGAGCGTCGGGCTGGCGGGTTTGGCTCATTTGAACGAGTATAGCGAAGTGCCGATTCACGGACACCGCAATCAATGGGGGATGATGACGCGTTGCCCTAATCTCGGCTTCGAGTTTGCGGCTTATCAGAAGCTATGCCGGCTCGCGGGTGCCGATCATCTTCATGTGAACGGGTTGAACAGCAAGTTTTACGAAAGTAATGAATCCGTCGTTCGTTCAATTCAGGCATGCATTTCACCGATGTACGGCGGATATGCATCGATGCCGGTCGTCTCCTCAGGACAGTGGGCGGGGACAGCGATCGACACTTATGCAGCCACGAAATCCGTAGATGTCATGCATCTGGCCGGCGGAGGTATCCTGGCTCATCCAGACGGGGCGGCAGCCGGATTCGAGAGCATGAAGCTCGGCTGGGAAGCAGCTGTGAATGGCATTCAGCTCAATGAATATGCGAAGAAGCATCCATCGCTGAAGAGGGCGATCGAGAAATATGGAAAGGGCTGA
- a CDS encoding four-carbon acid sugar kinase family protein has translation MAIRSQEEADANPVAISLSSGRFRKLLCYYGDDFTGSTDVLESLFRAGIKSALFLDPPNDEQLREERYASLDAFGVAGIGRSLTPEEAEKELLPIFQTLKRAGAAIIHYKICSTFDSSPGIGNIGVAARLGRETFGGRYIPLLVGVPYLGRYTLFGNHFAKSGTEVHRLDRHPTMSRHPITPMKEADLRKHLTEQSDDRISLFDIMALEGKLPDVRMRLERQVVAEQPDMLLFDVLDEERLETIGHLLWEEALRSEGSFVIGSSGIEYALGACWKSLQLSELQPDVPTSVSPVDRLLVVSGSCSPVTEAQIHAAVASGFVGIRVPVHTLIDPELAAQTSRQLLEEAKEHLERGRSVLLYSASGPSDSSIEQLRKALVAGGFRAEDSSKLLGGILGSLARSLLIETGLTRLVIAGGDTSGYVTRELGIRSLECTAVVTPGAPLCRAASEHARIDGLELVLKGGQVGGIDFFNQVKNGN, from the coding sequence ATGGCCATACGTTCACAGGAAGAAGCTGATGCAAATCCAGTAGCCATAAGCCTGTCCAGTGGTCGCTTTCGTAAGCTGCTCTGTTATTACGGAGATGATTTTACTGGCTCGACAGATGTATTGGAATCGCTATTCCGTGCCGGCATCAAGTCGGCTCTATTCTTAGATCCGCCGAACGATGAGCAACTGCGGGAAGAGCGTTACGCTTCCTTGGATGCCTTCGGCGTTGCTGGTATCGGACGTTCCCTAACGCCTGAAGAAGCGGAGAAGGAGTTACTTCCGATCTTCCAGACGCTGAAGAGAGCGGGGGCTGCTATCATACACTATAAAATTTGCTCCACCTTCGATTCGTCGCCGGGAATAGGCAACATCGGTGTTGCGGCTCGGTTGGGGCGCGAAACGTTCGGCGGTCGGTATATTCCTTTGCTAGTCGGAGTGCCCTATCTGGGCAGATATACGTTGTTTGGCAATCATTTTGCCAAGTCGGGGACGGAGGTGCACAGGCTGGATCGACATCCGACAATGTCCAGGCATCCGATTACACCTATGAAAGAGGCGGATTTGCGTAAGCATCTCACCGAGCAGAGCGATGACCGGATTTCCTTATTTGACATTATGGCTTTGGAAGGCAAGCTGCCTGATGTTCGTATGCGGCTGGAGCGACAGGTTGTGGCGGAGCAGCCGGATATGCTGCTGTTCGACGTACTCGATGAAGAGCGGTTGGAGACAATCGGGCACCTGCTGTGGGAGGAGGCTTTACGCAGTGAAGGGTCATTCGTGATCGGATCCTCCGGGATTGAATATGCGCTCGGAGCTTGCTGGAAATCCTTACAGCTATCGGAACTGCAGCCGGACGTGCCGACAAGCGTCTCTCCTGTCGATCGATTGCTGGTCGTGTCAGGAAGCTGCTCTCCCGTAACGGAGGCGCAGATCCATGCAGCGGTAGCATCGGGATTTGTCGGAATTCGCGTACCGGTTCATACGCTTATCGATCCTGAACTTGCGGCACAGACAAGTCGGCAGCTACTGGAAGAAGCGAAGGAGCATCTTGAGAGGGGAAGAAGCGTCCTCTTATATTCGGCTAGCGGACCAAGCGACAGTAGTATTGAGCAGCTTCGCAAGGCGCTGGTTGCAGGCGGATTCCGAGCTGAAGATAGCAGTAAATTGCTAGGTGGGATTCTGGGCTCGTTGGCCCGTTCACTCCTTATTGAGACCGGGCTGACCCGTTTAGTTATCGCAGGTGGAGACACATCCGGTTATGTGACCCGTGAGCTTGGTATCCGCTCGCTGGAGTGCACGGCCGTAGTAACTCCCGGCGCACCGTTATGCCGGGCAGCATCGGAGCATGCTCGGATTGATGGCCTCGAGCTTGTGCTCAAAGGCGGACAGGTTGGCGGAATTGATTTCTTTAACCAAGTGAAGAACGGTAATTAA